The Oryzias melastigma strain HK-1 linkage group LG13, ASM292280v2, whole genome shotgun sequence genome window below encodes:
- the wdr81 gene encoding WD repeat-containing protein 81, with protein MDWLMDAVEQDMGIERRQQGPGRRPGELVALVSMRWVMSLRERKVVRCSRFESSSAAEISTYLQSSQAKLPPGWTRVFIQGVRKSKLNYKLARDACHQQMEVPSQDSYSRTMQCVSQHNIRNLWREVHYKLVQPYAGASEQLHISAVHAVRHALEKLFNSTFISSDKVSPSLSPTKERDNLLPSCSSCFSKSQSENSCPNVLPAEGLLETAEMFYVILPYTQYSLHDIVTFSPAKLANSHAKVLFIIYQVLTALQACHSSGLSCGELSLQDISVDDQLWCRLKVNLAHYEDLGAKVKVDSDASLNPQPKNILLKELSHLSQGNKRLCQDCFGELKTLVLDWVHGRVSNFHYLMELNRLAGRREGDPNYHPVLPWVVDFTVPFGKFRDLRRSKFRLNKGDKQLDFTYEMTKEALAAAGGNGLSGGGVGGDFSICSGAGGAGQSEHLHVPHHISDVLSDITYYVYKARQTPKSVLCSHVRSQWEPNEYPASMERMQSWTPDECIPEFYTDPSIFHSIHPDMPDLDVPSWCKSYEEFIEVHRRLLESREVSQHLHHWIDLTFGYKLSGKEAVKAKNVCLHLVDNHTNLTTYGVVQLFDQPHPPRLSPSQYAPPEPPLLGLAALDVPSLNIPALNTLGDTVDGMVPESTGCESSAWTMADRDDELEQGTEALDSLASAGSSNPVSSPVPLPSVNPAGGKGSVEHTALITQSPGSFSGDFTSGLGPGLRSSVLQRGWSTSKKQAENVTNLEETKITLPEGFNPLQPLEELEKLNNFLVKNVHTNVCQLAATGGSLREGLIAESRPSLAQLYQRDMQALGVAIAEIFYSTKLRRLKPGTPLRQRFQAILRLCSASLRDVPLPLQHALETLLLIERHSRVAQSEEEDRSNPLLFRYDPIRDGLPPPSPHQLLNTFTTPFPFPSYFSALHHFIFSYHTKMDTVCSLQGRDVVFHLWQQLEALLRSNITAEGLEILLPFILALMLEESTAVYAAWYLFEPISKVLGPRNAIKYLVKPLVNVYENPHCLRGRFYLYTDCFVLQLIVRLGLQAFLSSLLPHVFQVLSGFESSISITGGDASKGLRRGVCNLGEEEEDYQCGEGLSPGNVGGSAASGGVGVMGDPGLVDYSSGISLSEQVFLSEGEDFQNEFYDNGGAGGKQQSQNSASKDQDQESLSVGKLSDKSSTSELSLGDDSMRDRASLKSADSSQDLKHASEGEEGGEIEEEEVTKISKYGAEDMAHSNLEQSGCAEETAVASVEREFMNGLTLEETEKGIEEEQEEEEDNNTLEESEEKEQKILLDTVCKTVRWLSAKLGPTVTSRYVARNLLRLLTNCYIGPKNHQFVICPSEESHLQAVGMGSVYEKKPVVGDHTAGPVLDCLIYIAQLYGEPVLTYQYLPYIGYLVSPPSSQRLNTRKEACLLGAVALAQKIIVFLSDATLMDMLMKINQDVLLPLLDLLTTPKMGFPSGVQTRTALCLKTLSLMALIFLRIGREMVQRHMADTLRRFFAVFSLLHSLQPQLECASHRLVGDVTVVDVRTPEGSNVTYEMGTLEELQTVFNPEMAHASYIPFYCLIGDTAIRKLVPNHELVWQMAQSYQQSVTLGGTQKNLISAPLSPTSSFGRHVPSSSFSAPSSSSTSEGDLLPESGTFGSHLVGNRIQVSHDIDYGSSSNHGLAGSWGRSNQTASVISNASTFAASTASATCFSSWLTGPSPEDSALKQELPRSSRSLQGNWLAYWQYEIGLNQQDSHFHFHQIRLQSFLGHSGTAKCLAPLVGEDYFLSGSKDKTVKLWPLYNHGDGTKEVEPRLTYTEHRKSVYYVGQLEASQEVVSCDGTIHLWDQYTGKQICSYDALDGKNPITAVTTMPAPHCSVVFGSADSVLRFIDPRKPGLQHEFRLLYNNVSAGLIRYLAVSPSGRAVAAGFSSGFIVMLDARTGLVLKGWPAHEGDILQMKAAEGNLVISSSTDYTLTVWKDLENKPLRQYKSQSDHIHAFDLYGSQIVTGTVANKIGVYSMADISLSPVSSTKLSSENFRGTLTSLAVLPTKRLLLLGSENGAIRLLA; from the exons ATGGATTGGCTAATGGATGCAGTTGAACAAGACATGGGGATTGAACGGCGGCAGCAAGGACCAGGTCGCCGCCCCGGAGAACTCGTTGCGCTTGTTTCTATGCGCTGGGTGATGAGCTTGAGGGAGAGAAAAGTTGTGCGCTGTTCCCGGTTTGAGAGCAGCAGTGCAGCAGAAATTTCCACATACCTCCAGTCTTCGCAGGCCAAGTTGCCGCCTGGCTGGACACGAGTCTTCATCCAGGGTGTGAGAAAAAGCAAACTTAATTACAAGCTTGCTAGAGATGCGTGTCATCAACAAATGGAAGTGCCATCACAGGATTCTTACTCCAGAACCATGCAGTGTGTATCGCAGCATAACATCAG GAACCTGTGGCGGGAAGTTCACTACAAGCTTGTGCAGCCATATGCGGGAGCCAGCGAGCAGTTGCACATTTCAGCTGTGCATGCTGTGCGCCACGCATTGGAGAAACTTTTCAACTCTACATTCATCTCATCGGACAAAGTGTCGCCATCTCTTTCTCCAACCAAAGAGAGAGACAACCTCCTGCCATCATGTTCATCTTGCTTTTCCAAGTCCCAGTCAGAGAATTCCTGCCCTAATGTACTGCCCGCAGAAGGTCTGCTGGAGACGgctgaaatgttttatgttattcTGCCCTACACTCAGTATTCGCTTCATGACATTGTCACCTTCAGTCCCGCCAAGCTTGCTAACAGTCACGCCAAAGTGTTGTTCATCATTTACCAAGTACTAACTGCTCTGCAGGCATGCCATTCATCCGGTCTGTCATGTGGAGAGCTTTCTCTGCAGGACATTTCTGTAGACGATCAGCTATGGTGCCGTCTCAAAGTCAACCTGGCACATTACGAGGACCTGGGAGCAAAAGTGAAGGTAGACAGCGATGCTAGTTTGAATCCACAGCCAAAAAACATTCTGCTGAAAGAACTTTCACACTTGAGTCAAGGGAACAAGAGACTTTGCCAAGATTGCTTTGGTGAGCTGAAGACGCTAGTTCTGGACTGGGTGCACGGACGAGTGAGTAACTTCCACTACTTGATGGAGTTGAACAGGCTTGCTGGACGGCGAGAAGGAGACCCTAACTATCACCCTGTTCTGCCTTGGGTCGTGGATTTCACTGTGCCATTTGGAAAGTTTAGAGACCTCAGGAGGTCAAAGTTCCGACTCAATAAGGGAGACAAGCAGCTGGACTTTACATATGAGATGACCAAAGAGGCGCTGGCTGCTGCAGGGGGTAATGGGTTGAGTGGAGGTGGTGTCGGTGGAGACTTCAGTATCTGTAGTGGTGCAGGAGGTGCCGGGCAGTCTGAACACCTCCATGTACCTCACCACATATCTGATGTGCTATCAGACATCACCTACTATGTCTACAAAGCCCGACAGACGCCCAAGTCTGTACTATGCAGCCACGTTAGATCTCAGTGGGAGCCAAATGAATACCCAGCCAGCATGGAGCGCATGCAAAGCTGGACCCCTGATGAGTGCATTCCAGAATTCTATACAGACCCTTCTATTTTCCATTCCATCCACCCAGATATGCCAGATTTGGACGTACCTTCTTGGTGCAAGTCTTACGAAGAGTTTATCGAGGTCCACCGGCGCCTCTTGGAGAGCAGAGAAGTGTCTCAGCATTTGCACCATTGGATAGACCTCACATTTGGCTATAAACTTTCAGGGAAAGAAGCTGTCAAGGCCAAGAATGTATGCCTTCACCTGGTGGACAACCACACCAATCTGAccacctatggtgtggttcaacTGTTTGACCAGCCCCACCCACCTCGCTTATCTCCTTCTCAGTATGCCCCACCAGAGCCCCCTCTCCTTGGCCTTGCTGCTCTTGATGTGCCTTCTCTAAACATCCCTGCATTAAATACACTGGGTGATACAGTGGATGGAATGGTGCCAGAGTCCACTGGGTGCGAGTCCAGCGCCTGGACTATGGCAGATAGAGACGACGAGCTTGAACAAGGTACAGAGGCTCTAGATTCTCTGGCATCCGCCGGGTCATCCAATCCAGTGTCTTCCCCCGTACCGCTGCCGTCTGTGAATCCAGCAGGAGGAAAGGGTAGTGTGGAGCACACGGCCCTAATCACTCAGTCTCCAGGTTCATTCAGTGGGGATTTTACAAGTGGTTTAGGTCCTGGTTTACGAAGTTCAGTGTTACAGAGAGGTTGGTCAACGAgcaaaaaacaagcagaaaacgTGACCAATctggaagaaacaaaaataacgCTTCCTGAAGGCTTCAACCCATTGCAACCTTTGGAAGAGCTGGAGaagttaaataattttttggtgaaaaatgttcACACCAATGTATGTCAACTTGCAGCAACCGGTGGCTCACTGAGGGAGGGTCTAATAGCTGAATCCCGACCCTCTCTTGCACAGCTTTACCAAAGAGATATGCAAGCCTTGGGTGTGGCTATCGCAGAGATATTCTATTCGACTAAACTCAGAAGACTGAAACCAGGAACTCCCCTCAGACAGCGTTTCCAAGCTATTTTGAGGCTGTGCTCCGCCAGCCTCCGCGATGTTCCACTGCCCTTGCAGCACGCTCTTGAGACACTTTTGCTGATTGAAAGGCACTCTAGAGTAGCACAGAGTGAAGAGGAAGACCGCTCAAATCCACTCCTTTTTAGGTACGACCCCATCCGTGACGGCCTCCCTCCTCCAAGCCCTCACCAGTTATTGAACACCTTCACCACTCCTTTTCCCTTTCCCTCCTATTTTTCTGCTCTTCATCACTTTATCTTTTCCTACCATACCAAGATGGACACCGTCTGTAGTCTTCAAGGAAGAGATGTTGTCTTTCATCTGTGGCAGCAGCTTGAGGCGCTCTTGCGGAGTAACATCACCGCCGAGGGGCTTGAGATCCTCTTGCCTTTCATTCTGGCTCTCATGCTTGAAGAATCCACTGCTGTCTATGCCGCATGGTACCTTTTTGAGCCGATCTCTAAAGTCCTGGGTCCTAGAAATGCCATCAAGTACTTGGTAAAACCTCTAGTGAACGTCTATGAAAACCCTCACTGCCTCAGGGGTCGGTTTTATCTCTACACCGACTGTTTCGTTCTCCAACTGATTGTGAGGCTCGGTCTGCAGGCTTTTCTTTCCAGCCTCCTTCCGCATGTGTTCCAGGTCCTCTCTGGCTTTGAAAGCTCTATCTCTATAACTGGTGGTGACGCTTCTAAAGGGCTCAGGCGTGGTGTGTGTAATTtaggagaagaagaggaggactATCAGTGTGGCGAGGGGCTGTCACCTGGAAACGTTGGTGGGAGTGCGGCCAGCGGAGGTGTTGGTGTGATGGGAGACCCCGGACTGGTTGACTACTCCTCTGGCATTAGTCTCAGTGAGCAGGTGTTTCTGTCAGAGGGAGAAGACTTTCAGAATGAGTTTTACGATAACGGTGGAGCCGGAGGGAAACAGCAAAGCCAGAACTCTGCGTCCAAAGATCAGGACCAGGAGTCTTTGAGCGTCGGGAAGTTAAGCGACAAAAGCAGCACAAGCGAACTGTCTTTGGGGGATGACTCAATGCGGGATCGAGCCAGTCTGAAATCAGCTGACAGCAGCCAGGATTTAAAACATGCTAGCGAgggagaggaaggaggagaaaTAGAGGAAGAAGAGGTGactaaaataagtaaatatggAGCGGAGGACATGGCTCATTCAAACCTTGAGCAGTCAGGGTGTGCTGAAGAAACAGCAGTTGCATCTGTAGAACGTGAGTTTATGAATGGATTGACTCTGGAAGAGACGGAGAAAGGAATTGAAGAAGagcaggaagaagaggaggacaaTAATACATTAGAGGAGTCTGAGGAGAAAGAGCAGAAGATTCTTTTAG ataCAGTCTGCAAAACAGTTCGTTGGCTTTCAGCAAAGCTCGGCCCAACAGTGACTTCTCGATACGTAGCCAGGAATTTGCTGCGATTGCTCACAAACTGTTACATTG GACCCAAAAACCACCAGTTTGTGATCTGTCCTTCAGAGGAAAGCCACCTGCAGGCTGTGGGGATGGGTAGTGTGTATGAGAAGAAACCTGTTGTTGGTGATCATACTGCTGGACCAGTTCTAGACTGTCTCATCTACATAGCTCAGCTTTACGGAGAGCCTGTGCTCACATATCAGTATCTGCCTTACATTGGATAtctg GTATCCCCACCATCCTCGCAGCGTCTCAACACACGTAAAGAAGCATGTCTCCTTGGAGCTGTGGCCCTTGCACAGAAGATCATTGTCTTTCTCTCGGACGCCACTCTCATGGACATGCTGATGAAAATCAATCAGGATGTGCTTCTGCCTCTTTTAGATCTGCTAACTACACCCAAAATGGG GTTTCCAAGTGGTGTCCAGACTCGCACTGCACTCTGTCTGAAGACACTCAGCCTGATGGCTCTCATCTTCTTGCGCATTGGGAGGGAGATGGTGCAGCGACACATGGCTGACACGTTGCGCCGGTTCTTCGCCGTTTTCTCCTTGCTGCATTCTCTGCAACCCCAG CTGGAGTGTGCATCTCACAGACTGGTGGGAGACGTAACAGTAGTTGATGTCCGTACACCTGAAGGATCAAATGTAACCTATGAGATGGGTACCTTGGAGGAGTTGCAGACCGTTTTCAACCCAGAGATGGCACATGCCTCTTACATCCCTTTCTACTGCCTGATAG GTGACACAGCAATTCGGAAGCTGGTTCCCAATCATGAACTCGTCTGGCAGATGGCTCAGTCCTACCAGCAGAGCGTGACTCTTGGTGGTACACAGAAGAACCTCATCTCAGCACCCCTCTCTCCTACCTCCAGCTTCGGGAGACACGTGCCTTCTAGCTCATTCTCTGCTCCGTCAAGTAGCTCCACCTCTGAGGGAGACCTCCTCCCTGAATCAGGCACATTTGGAAGTCACCTGGTTGGCAACCGTATCCAGGTGTCCCACGACATCGACTACGGCAGCAGCTCTAACCATGGCTTGGCCGGGTCTTGGGGACGCTCCAACCAAACCGCCTCTGTCATTTCCAATGCCTCTACCTTTGCTGCTTCCACTGCGAGTGCGACATGTTTTTCATCATGGTTGACGGGCCCCTCCCCAGAGGACAGCGCCCTGAAGCAGGAGCTCCCTCGAAGTAGCCGCTCACTTCAGGGCAACTGGCTGgcctactggcagtatgagatTGGTCTCAACCAACAGGATTCCCATTTCCACTTTCACCAGATAAGACTGCAGAGCTTCCTGGGTCACTCAGGCACAGCCAAGTGTTTGGCACCACTGGTGGGTGAAGACTACTTCCTCTCTGGTAGTAAAGACAAAACCGTGAAGCTCTGGCCTCTTTACAACCATGGGGATGGGACAAAAGAAGTGGAGCCTAGACTAACATATACTGAACATCGAAAATCGGTCTACTATGTTGGACAGCTAGAGGCTTCACAGGAGGTTGTCAGCTGTGATGGCACTATTCACCTGTGGGACCAGTATACAG GAAAACAGATCTGCTCATACGATGCCTTGGATGGGAAGAATCCCATCACGGCTGTCACCACCATGCCAGCTCCCCACTGCAGTGTGGTTTTTGGCAGTGCAGATTCGGTTCTACGCTTCATTGATCCCCGGAAACCTGGTTTGCAG CATGAATTCCGTCTGTTGTACAACAATGTAAGTGCAGGGCTCATCCGCTACCTGGCAGTGAGTCCGTCCGGACGCGCGGTAGCTGCAGGTTTCTCGTCTGGCTTTATTGTGATGCTGGATGCCCGTACTGGACTTGTACTGAAGGGCTGGCCTGCACATGAGGGGGATATCCTTCAAATGAAG
- the slc13a5b gene encoding solute carrier family 13 member 5: MRVLRHLCAIKNELILFSTPLLLLPLPLVIGTPEAECAYIIILMAVYWCTEVLPLAITALLPAILFPLFGIMESQDVGMQYLKDTNLLFVGGLMVAVAVEHWNLHKRIALRVLLFVGVRPALLMLGFMGVTAFLSMWISNTATTAMMVPIVQAVLEQLNNSEAEAPQILSSDEQVQISDTDNKTSTQTEKQNEGQGPVVVTFLDASAELAKLKEAAEKRKMCKGMTLCICYAASIGGTATLTGTGPNLVLKGQMNQLFPENEDVINFASWFGFAFPNMILMLTLAWLWLQFVYMGFNFKKTWGCGSVKTEKDVAIYNLLRDQLRLLGPMSFGEISVLALFSLLVVLWFTRDPGFVAGWATYVFNSEAEYVTDATVAIFVAVLLFVLPSEPPRICCWKSRSFNTVPHQSNSTPRLLTWKVAQKKLPWGIILLLGGGFALAKGSEVSGLSKWMGDQMTPLQNIPPWAIAIILCLIIAIFTECTSNVATATLFLPVLASMSQSIGMNPLYVMVPCTLSASFAFMLPVATPPNAIVFSYGYLKVADMAKTGIVMNIIGILCITLAINSWGRAMFHLDTFPAWANVTGV, translated from the exons ATGAGGGTTCTTAGACATCTGTGTGCCATCAAGAATGAGCTCATCCTCTTCTCAACTCCACTTCTCCTTCTTCCATTACCTCTGGTGATCGGGACTCCG GAGGCAGAATGTGCCTATATAATAATCTTGATGGCCGTGTATTGGTGCACAGAAGTGCTACCGCTGGCCATTACAGCTCTTCTCCCTGCTATCCTGTTCCCTTTGTTTGGGATAATGGAGTCCCAAGAT GTGGGCATGCAGTACCTGAAGGACACCAATTTGTTGTTTGTTGGGGGACTCATGGTTGCTGTGGCAGTGGAGCACTGGAATCTGCACAAGCGCATTGCTTTGAGGGTTCTGCTTTTTGTTGGTGTACGTCCAGCTCT TTTGATGCTGGGCTTCATGGGCGTCACAGCTTTTTTGTCCATGTGGATCAGCAACACAGCTACTACAGCCATGATGGTGCCTATAGTCCAAGCGGTGCTGGAGCAGCTCAACAACAGTGAGGCAGAAGCTCCCCAGATCCTCAGCTCAGATGAGCAGGTCCAGATATCAGACACTGACAATAAAACTTCTACACAGACAGAGAAGCAAAATGAGGGTCAAG GTCCAGTGGTGGTGACTTTCTTAGATGCCTCAGCAGAGCTTGCCAAGCTTAAGGAGGCAGCAGAAAAGCGGAAGATGTGCAAAGGAATGACCCTGTGTATTTGTTATGCTGCTAGCATTGGCGGCACCGCAACTTTGACGGGAACTGGTCCCAATTTGGTGCTGAAGGGCCAGATGAACCA ACTGTTTCCTGAAAACGAGGACGTCATTAACTTTGCCTCCTGGTTTGGCTTCGCCTTCCCAAACATGATCCTCATGCTCACTCTGGCCTGGCTTTGGCTCCAGTTTGTATACATGGGATTCAA CTTCAAGAAGACGTGGGGTTGCGGCAGCGTGAAGACAGAGAAGGACGTTGCCATCTATAACCTCCTTCGGGATCAGCTTCGTCTGCTGGGGCCCATGTCCTTTGGAGAGATTAGCGTCTTGGCTCTTTTCTCTTTGCTTGTTGTCCTGTGGTTCACAAGAGATCCAGGTTTTGTAGCAGGCTGGGCAACATACGTCTTCAACTCCGAAGCCGA GTATGTGACGGATGCCACAGTCGCAATCTTTGTCGCTGTCCTTCTCTTTGTTCTTCCCTCTGAACCACCCAGAATCTGTTGCTGGAAGTCTCGAAGCTTCAACACAG tGCCTCATCAGTCTAACTCAACACCACGTCTCCTCACCTGGAAAGTTGCCCAAAAAAAGTTGCCATGGGGGATCATACTTCTTCTTGGAGGAGGGTTTGCTTTGGCCAAAGGAAGTGAA GTTTCAGGACTCTCAAAGTGGATGGGAGATCAGATGACACCTCTTCAAAACATCCCTCCGTGGGCAATTGCtatcattttatgtttgataATTGCTATCTTCACAGAGTGCACGAGTAACGTGGCCACTGCGACTCTCTTCCTACCTGTCCTTGCCTCAATG TCTCAGTCCATTGGAATGAATCCGCTGTACGTCATGGTGCCTTGCACCCTGAGTGCCTCCTTTGCCTTCATGCTGCCCGTCGCCACACCTCCAAACGCCATCGTCTTCTCCTACGGCTACCTCAAAGTTGCTGACATG GCCAAGACAGGAATAGTCATGAACATCATTGGGATTCTCTGTATTACTCTGGCGATTAACAGCTGGGGTAGAGCCATGTTTCACCTGGACACTTTCCCTGCTTGGGCCAACGTCACGGGAGTCtaa